In Helianthus annuus cultivar XRQ/B chromosome 9, HanXRQr2.0-SUNRISE, whole genome shotgun sequence, the following are encoded in one genomic region:
- the LOC110910016 gene encoding biogenesis of lysosome-related organelles complex 1 subunit 2 encodes MAEKVVTQEQHDELTEALNDLFSNVSTMIKGDLQGTNNILKLLENMNLKVAEEYTGFGDVASGLRVFVERLKAKSENFDEYVRQIDAIEQQVTDLEAVVSMLDKYVSLLESKVQSVYKMPTSSP; translated from the exons ATGGCTGAAAAGGTTGTGACACAGGAGCAGCATGATGAACTTACGGAAGCTCTTAACGATCTGTTTTCTAACGTTTCGACTATGATAAAAGGCGATCTTCAG GGTACAAATAACATCCTCAAATTGTTGGAAAATATGAACCTCAAAGTTGCAGAAGAGTACACAGGCTTTGGTGATGTTGCCTCTGGTTTAAGGGTATTTGTGGAACGATTGAAAGCCAAAAGTGAGAATTTCGACGAGTATGTTCGGCAAATCGATGCTATTGAACAGCAAGTGACTGATCTTGAAGCTGTAGTATCTATGCTCGATAAATACGTTTCCTTACTAGAATCAAAAGTTCAGTCTGTTTACAAGATGCCAACTTCATCACCGTGA